The Streptomyces sp. HUAS CB01 genome has a segment encoding these proteins:
- a CDS encoding multicopper oxidase domain-containing protein has product MDRRSFNRRLLAGGAVAATGVTSLSLATASAATSAEGAPKTAPAGGQVRHLKLYAEKLPDGQMGYGLEKGKATIPGPVIELVEGDTLHIELENTMDVPASLHVHGVDYDIASDGTRMSRSHVEPGATRTYTWRTHAPGRRKDGTWRAGSAGYWHYHDHVVGTDHGTGGIRKGLYGAVVVRRKGDLLPDRQFTIVFNDMTINNRPGHQSPDFRATVGDRVEIVMITHGEYYHTFHMHGHRWADNRTGLLTGPDDPSRIIDNKITGPADSFGFQIIAGEGVGAGAWMYHCHVQSHSDMGMAGLFLVAKPDGTIPGYEPHHPAASAAPGAKGAKGASGESSSSDASTEHAH; this is encoded by the coding sequence ATGGACAGACGGAGCTTCAACCGGCGCCTGCTGGCGGGCGGCGCGGTCGCGGCGACGGGTGTGACATCGTTGTCCCTTGCCACCGCTTCCGCCGCGACCTCCGCCGAGGGCGCACCGAAGACTGCCCCGGCCGGCGGCCAGGTACGCCATCTCAAGCTGTACGCCGAGAAACTGCCGGACGGTCAGATGGGGTACGGCCTGGAGAAGGGCAAGGCGACGATCCCCGGTCCCGTGATCGAACTCGTCGAGGGGGACACCCTGCACATCGAGCTCGAGAACACCATGGACGTGCCCGCCAGCCTCCATGTCCACGGCGTGGACTACGACATCGCCAGCGACGGCACCCGGATGAGCAGGAGCCATGTGGAACCGGGTGCCACCCGCACCTACACCTGGCGCACCCACGCCCCGGGTCGGCGCAAGGACGGCACCTGGCGGGCGGGCAGCGCGGGTTACTGGCACTACCACGACCATGTGGTGGGAACGGACCACGGCACCGGTGGCATCCGCAAGGGACTGTACGGAGCCGTCGTGGTGCGCAGGAAGGGCGACCTGCTGCCGGACAGGCAGTTCACGATCGTCTTCAACGACATGACCATCAACAACCGGCCGGGCCACCAGAGTCCGGACTTCCGGGCGACCGTGGGCGACCGGGTCGAGATCGTGATGATCACGCACGGCGAGTACTACCACACCTTCCATATGCACGGCCACCGCTGGGCGGACAACAGGACCGGCCTGCTGACCGGCCCCGACGACCCCTCCCGGATCATCGACAACAAGATCACGGGGCCGGCGGACTCCTTCGGCTTCCAGATCATCGCGGGTGAGGGCGTGGGCGCCGGCGCGTGGATGTACCACTGCCATGTGCAGAGCCACTCGGACATGGGGATGGCGGGACTCTTCCTGGTGGCCAAGCCGGACGGGACGATCCCCGGGTACGAGCCGCACCATCCGGCGGCATCGGCGGCACCCGGCGCGAAGGGCGCCAAGGGCGCTTCAGGGGAGTCGAGTTCGTCGGACGCGTCCACGGAGCACGCGCACTGA
- a CDS encoding ThuA domain-containing protein: MHRAPHHRSRSRRGTAAALLAGTMAASLLGGTAATARPAPDPLSPRTTTLSLPSPPGGANVRVLVFHASAGQEPPTVDPGIAAIEQIGLTGPAAGRFRTEATDDASVFTNAKKLGRYNAVVFLTGGGDVLDPEQEAGLEAYMEAGGGFVGIHDAARAEPYSDWFTGLVGARPTTSPAAVQRAVVEVGDRLHPATKSLPLNWKRPDRWLNWSVNPSGSVHTVARVKESSYQPGQGANGWDHPVSWCRDYDGGRSFYTGMGGTADSFAETDFRDHLRGALAWTSRTSQADCKATITANYTAQRVTQPNQPGQNDQIGEPHGLVAAPDGRILYIGRGGADSSQPVVTDWNNPDIGKGRGEVHVYDPKTKKVTLAGALTVFGNKGGGDELTKNEEGLLGIELDPEFQTNGWVYLHYTPHSRINRDTHMAERYVSRFTLDLATNKLDTASEKVLLKWPVQIHSCCHSGGGMAFDSKGNLYVATGDNNSSGFSSGYSGNNPQPNFRGVSFADARRTAGNTNNLNGKILRIHPEDDGTYTLPAGNLFTGEEPDEGGGKTRGEIYVMGVRNPARIFVDRTTDILYAGWVGPDAGSPSTTWGPAKYDTFAAITKAGNHGWPFCMGNNQPYRDRNLPDPSVPLGWYDCARPKNESPNNDGLVNLPPVTPNTIWYSPQGGGPDYPRDAAGVPSYKVEEQKLLLPWLKGGGQATMNGPVYRFDDAKGDPAVRWPAYWDGKWFVGDFYDGDQPRHAVLTDPKTVGKGGLPVHAESLKKIIPVGTDGIRNLMDWKFAPDGSLYVLDYGRGFFTSDSRSALWRVTYKGGGPTPAADQLARKAAQQ; this comes from the coding sequence ATGCACCGCGCACCACATCACCGGTCGAGATCCCGTCGCGGGACGGCGGCGGCACTGCTGGCCGGGACGATGGCCGCGTCCTTGCTCGGCGGGACCGCCGCGACGGCGAGACCCGCGCCGGATCCTCTGTCGCCCAGGACGACAACGTTGTCCCTGCCATCGCCACCGGGTGGCGCGAACGTACGGGTGCTCGTCTTCCATGCCTCCGCCGGCCAGGAGCCGCCGACCGTCGACCCCGGGATCGCGGCCATCGAGCAGATCGGGCTGACGGGGCCGGCGGCGGGCAGGTTCCGCACCGAGGCCACCGACGACGCGTCCGTCTTCACCAACGCCAAGAAGCTCGGCCGGTACAACGCCGTGGTCTTCCTGACCGGCGGCGGGGACGTGCTCGACCCCGAGCAGGAGGCGGGCCTGGAGGCGTACATGGAGGCGGGCGGCGGTTTCGTCGGCATCCACGACGCCGCCCGCGCGGAGCCGTACTCGGACTGGTTCACCGGTCTCGTGGGCGCCCGGCCCACCACCTCACCGGCCGCCGTCCAGCGCGCGGTCGTCGAGGTCGGCGACCGGCTCCACCCGGCGACCAAGAGCCTCCCGCTGAACTGGAAGCGGCCCGACAGATGGCTCAACTGGTCGGTGAACCCGTCCGGTTCGGTCCACACCGTGGCCCGGGTCAAGGAGAGCTCGTACCAGCCGGGCCAGGGCGCCAACGGCTGGGACCACCCCGTGTCCTGGTGCCGGGACTACGACGGCGGCCGCTCCTTCTACACCGGCATGGGCGGGACGGCCGACTCGTTCGCCGAGACGGACTTCCGGGACCATCTGCGCGGCGCGCTGGCCTGGACGTCCCGCACCTCGCAGGCGGACTGCAAGGCCACCATCACCGCCAACTACACGGCGCAGCGGGTGACCCAGCCCAACCAGCCCGGACAGAACGACCAGATCGGCGAGCCGCACGGCCTGGTCGCGGCGCCCGACGGGCGGATCCTGTACATCGGGCGCGGCGGCGCGGACTCGTCCCAGCCGGTCGTGACCGACTGGAACAACCCGGACATCGGCAAGGGCAGGGGCGAGGTCCACGTCTACGACCCGAAGACGAAGAAGGTGACCCTCGCGGGCGCGCTCACGGTCTTCGGCAACAAGGGCGGCGGAGACGAGCTCACCAAGAACGAGGAGGGGCTCCTCGGCATCGAGCTCGACCCGGAGTTCCAGACCAACGGCTGGGTGTATCTGCACTACACACCGCACTCGCGGATCAACCGCGACACGCACATGGCGGAGCGTTACGTCTCCCGCTTCACCCTGGACCTCGCCACCAACAAACTCGACACGGCGAGCGAGAAGGTGCTGCTGAAGTGGCCGGTGCAGATCCACAGCTGCTGCCACTCGGGCGGCGGGATGGCCTTCGACTCCAAGGGCAACCTCTACGTCGCCACCGGTGACAACAACTCGTCCGGCTTCAGCTCCGGTTACTCGGGCAACAACCCGCAGCCGAACTTCAGGGGCGTCTCGTTCGCGGACGCACGGCGCACGGCCGGCAACACCAACAACCTCAACGGCAAGATCCTGCGGATCCACCCGGAGGACGACGGGACGTACACCCTCCCCGCGGGCAACCTCTTCACCGGTGAGGAGCCGGACGAGGGCGGCGGCAAGACCCGCGGCGAGATCTATGTGATGGGCGTGCGCAACCCGGCGCGGATCTTCGTCGACAGGACGACCGACATCCTGTACGCGGGCTGGGTCGGCCCGGACGCCGGTTCGCCGTCGACGACGTGGGGCCCGGCGAAGTACGACACGTTCGCCGCGATCACCAAGGCGGGGAACCACGGCTGGCCGTTCTGCATGGGCAACAACCAGCCCTACCGGGACCGCAACCTGCCCGACCCGAGCGTGCCGCTCGGCTGGTACGACTGCGCCAGGCCGAAGAACGAGTCACCGAACAACGACGGCCTGGTGAACCTGCCGCCGGTGACGCCGAACACGATCTGGTACTCGCCGCAGGGCGGCGGCCCGGACTACCCGCGCGACGCCGCCGGTGTGCCCAGCTACAAGGTGGAGGAGCAGAAGCTGCTGCTGCCGTGGCTGAAGGGCGGTGGTCAGGCGACGATGAACGGCCCGGTGTACCGGTTCGACGACGCGAAGGGCGACCCGGCCGTGCGCTGGCCCGCGTACTGGGACGGCAAGTGGTTCGTGGGCGACTTCTACGACGGCGACCAGCCGCGGCACGCGGTGCTGACCGACCCGAAGACGGTCGGCAAGGGCGGACTGCCCGTGCACGCCGAGTCCCTGAAGAAGATCATCCCGGTCGGCACGGACGGTATCCGCAACCTCATGGACTGGAAGTTCGCCCCGGACGGTTCGCTGTACGTCCTGGACTACGGGCGCGGCTTCTTCACCTCCGATTCCCGGTCCGCGCTGTGGCGTGTGACGTACAAGGGCGGCGGGCCCACCCCGGCCGCCGATCAGCTCGCAAGGAAGGCGGCGCAGCAGTGA
- a CDS encoding OmpL47-type beta-barrel domain-containing protein yields MRILRQGQLRLWTALLGALVTVLGLTSTVAYGRAGEREADTTAAQTLTWTAGDPIDRYLSFPTTAVAGATTIVFENSKATGNTTGMPHTLSFDVSDPEYNNDVPLNILANPNDDQGGKYSVEVTLTPGRYRFHCTIPGHGQMQGILTVTDPGGEDTTAPETSAKVEGEKNADGAYIGHASVTVAATDAGSGVNTVEYALGADGAWQPYTAPVMVHETGTHKVRYRATDKAGNTAAEKAVDFTVVAPPTDDKTPPETSATVSGEKNEQGEYLGMATVTVTASDTGSGVNTIEYALGADGAWQPYTAPVMVHETGTHKVRYRATDKAGNTAAEKAVDFTVVAPPTDDKTPPTTAATVTGTRNSDGAYITSATVTVTAADTDSGVERIEYSLDAGPYLAYTAPVIVDRVGFHTVQYRATDKAGNTSEAKKESFTVAESGGVPAPNCPEYDERLTVIVGTVDTGVPNRVTRSRCTINELIEDEKDWSSHALFLKHVDAVLDRLLADGVIDQREHRKIYKAAKQSGIGKPGQTAGYRDLFDGTAASFAKWQHVGGGSFGLNADGTMTSGTTKGGLGMLWFPQRQYGDFSLKLQWRDDAPGTGNANSGVFVRFPYVHDNPEEPRPEWVAIKYGHEVQVLDRPDGDMYKTGSVYGFDRVGLGGAGVTPKGTWNDYEIRVEGQHYSVYRNGVLINEFENSGGQEFVPARADDPGTDGRRYAQGYIGLQVHGTTDVISYRNIRVKEL; encoded by the coding sequence GTGAGAATCCTCCGGCAGGGACAGCTCCGGCTGTGGACGGCGCTGCTGGGCGCGCTCGTGACGGTGCTCGGGCTGACCTCGACCGTCGCCTACGGGCGGGCCGGTGAACGGGAGGCGGACACGACCGCGGCCCAGACGCTCACCTGGACCGCGGGCGACCCGATCGACCGCTATCTGTCGTTCCCGACGACCGCGGTGGCGGGCGCGACGACGATCGTCTTCGAGAACAGCAAGGCGACCGGCAACACCACCGGGATGCCGCACACGCTGTCCTTCGACGTCTCGGATCCCGAGTACAACAACGACGTTCCGCTGAACATCCTGGCGAACCCCAACGACGACCAGGGCGGGAAGTACTCGGTCGAGGTCACGCTGACGCCGGGGCGGTACCGCTTCCACTGCACGATCCCCGGCCACGGCCAGATGCAGGGCATCCTCACGGTGACCGACCCGGGCGGTGAGGACACGACGGCGCCCGAGACCTCCGCGAAGGTCGAGGGCGAGAAGAACGCCGACGGCGCCTACATCGGCCACGCCTCGGTGACCGTGGCGGCGACGGATGCCGGTTCGGGGGTCAACACCGTCGAGTACGCGCTGGGCGCGGACGGGGCCTGGCAGCCCTACACCGCACCCGTGATGGTCCACGAGACCGGCACCCACAAGGTCCGCTACCGCGCCACCGACAAGGCCGGCAACACCGCCGCCGAGAAGGCCGTCGACTTCACCGTCGTCGCCCCGCCGACGGACGACAAGACCCCGCCGGAGACGTCGGCGACCGTGAGCGGCGAGAAGAACGAGCAGGGCGAGTACCTGGGCATGGCGACGGTCACCGTGACCGCCTCCGACACGGGCTCCGGGGTCAACACCATCGAGTACGCGCTGGGCGCGGACGGGGCCTGGCAGCCCTACACCGCACCCGTGATGGTCCACGAGACCGGCACCCACAAGGTCCGCTACCGCGCCACCGACAAGGCCGGCAACACCGCCGCCGAGAAGGCCGTCGACTTCACCGTCGTCGCCCCGCCGACGGACGACAAGACCCCGCCGACGACCGCGGCGACGGTGACCGGAACCAGGAACTCGGACGGTGCGTACATCACCAGCGCCACGGTGACGGTGACGGCGGCGGACACGGACTCGGGTGTGGAACGCATCGAGTACTCGCTCGACGCGGGCCCGTACCTGGCCTACACCGCGCCCGTGATCGTCGACCGGGTCGGGTTCCACACCGTGCAGTACCGGGCCACCGACAAGGCCGGCAACACCTCCGAGGCGAAGAAGGAGTCCTTCACGGTCGCGGAGAGCGGCGGCGTCCCCGCCCCGAACTGCCCGGAGTACGACGAGCGGCTGACCGTGATCGTCGGCACCGTCGACACGGGTGTGCCGAACCGGGTCACCCGCTCCCGGTGCACGATCAACGAGCTGATCGAGGACGAGAAGGACTGGAGCTCCCACGCCCTGTTCCTCAAGCACGTCGACGCGGTGCTGGACCGGCTCCTGGCCGACGGCGTGATCGACCAGCGCGAGCACAGGAAGATCTACAAGGCCGCCAAGCAGTCCGGTATCGGCAAGCCGGGCCAGACCGCCGGCTACCGCGACCTGTTCGACGGCACGGCCGCCTCGTTCGCCAAGTGGCAGCACGTGGGCGGCGGTTCGTTCGGTCTCAACGCCGACGGGACGATGACCAGCGGCACCACCAAGGGCGGCCTGGGCATGCTGTGGTTCCCGCAGCGGCAGTACGGCGACTTCTCGCTGAAGCTCCAGTGGCGGGACGACGCCCCGGGCACCGGCAACGCCAACAGTGGTGTGTTCGTGCGCTTCCCGTACGTGCACGACAACCCGGAGGAGCCGCGGCCGGAGTGGGTGGCCATCAAGTACGGCCATGAGGTGCAGGTCCTGGACCGGCCCGACGGCGACATGTACAAGACCGGCTCCGTCTACGGCTTCGACCGCGTCGGTCTCGGCGGGGCCGGGGTCACCCCGAAGGGCACCTGGAACGACTACGAGATCCGGGTGGAGGGCCAGCACTACTCGGTCTACCGCAACGGTGTCCTGATCAACGAGTTCGAGAACAGCGGCGGCCAGGAGTTCGTCCCGGCGCGGGCCGACGACCCCGGCACGGACGGGCGGCGCTACGCCCAGGGCTACATCGGCCTCCAGGTGCACGGCACCACCGATGTGATCTCGTACCGCAACATCCGCGTCAAGGAGCTGTAG
- a CDS encoding ATP-dependent DNA ligase — MDLPVMPPVKPMLAKSVAKIPPGMQYEAKWDGFRAIVHRDADEVVIGSRTGKPLTRYFPELVTALRANLPQRCVVDGEIVIAHEGRLDFDRLTERIHPADSRVRMLAERTPAGFVAFDLLALGDDSLLDTPLAERRAALVEALSGAREPVYVAPATTDTTVAEQWFEQYEGAGLDGVIAKPLDLPYRPDARLMYKIKHERTADVVVAGYRFHKSGPVVGSLLLGLYDSEGALQHVGVCAAFSMKRREELVAELEPLRLADVSEHPWARWAEEEAHESARLPGAPSRWSGKKDLSWVALRPERVVEVAYDHMEGDRFRHTAQFRRWRPDRTPESCTYAQLEEPVRYDLSEVLSAPPPR, encoded by the coding sequence ATGGATCTGCCGGTCATGCCACCCGTGAAACCGATGCTCGCCAAGTCCGTGGCGAAGATCCCGCCCGGGATGCAGTACGAGGCCAAGTGGGACGGCTTCCGTGCGATCGTCCACCGGGACGCGGACGAGGTGGTGATCGGCAGCCGCACCGGGAAGCCGCTGACCCGCTATTTCCCCGAGCTGGTCACCGCCCTGCGCGCCAATCTGCCGCAGCGCTGTGTCGTCGACGGCGAGATCGTGATCGCCCACGAGGGGCGGCTCGACTTCGACCGGCTCACCGAGCGCATCCATCCGGCGGACTCCCGGGTGCGGATGCTCGCCGAGCGCACCCCGGCCGGTTTCGTGGCCTTCGACCTCCTCGCCCTCGGCGACGACTCGCTGCTAGACACCCCGCTCGCCGAGCGGCGCGCCGCGCTCGTCGAGGCGCTCTCGGGTGCGCGCGAGCCGGTGTACGTCGCGCCGGCGACGACGGACACGACCGTCGCGGAACAGTGGTTCGAGCAGTACGAGGGGGCCGGGCTCGACGGGGTGATCGCCAAGCCGCTGGACCTTCCGTACCGGCCCGACGCACGGCTGATGTACAAGATCAAGCACGAGCGGACCGCGGACGTGGTCGTCGCCGGCTACCGCTTCCACAAGAGCGGGCCGGTCGTCGGTTCCCTGCTGCTCGGCCTGTACGACTCGGAGGGTGCGCTGCAGCACGTGGGCGTCTGCGCCGCGTTCTCCATGAAGCGCCGCGAGGAGCTGGTCGCCGAGCTGGAGCCGCTGCGCCTGGCGGACGTGTCGGAACACCCCTGGGCGCGCTGGGCCGAGGAGGAGGCGCACGAGTCGGCCCGGCTGCCCGGCGCGCCGAGCCGCTGGTCGGGCAAGAAGGACCTGTCGTGGGTGGCGCTGCGGCCCGAACGGGTGGTGGAGGTCGCGTACGACCACATGGAGGGCGACCGCTTCCGGCACACGGCGCAGTTCCGGCGCTGGCGGCCCGACCGCACCCCGGAGAGCTGCACGTACGCCCAGCTGGAGGAGCCGGTGCGCTACGACCTCTCGGAGGTGCTGTCGGCGCCGCCGCCCAGGTGA
- the ligD gene encoding non-homologous end-joining DNA ligase, with protein sequence MAGAVEVEVGGRTVRVSNPDKVYFPERGYTKMDMVQYYLAVGDGITRALRDRPTTLERYPDGVTGESFFQKRAPKYLPDWIPTAHITFPSGRSADEMCPTEPAAVAWAANLGAVTFHPWPVRRDDTDHPDELRIDLDPQPGTEYADAVRAAHELRDVLDETGLRGWPKTSGGRGLHVFVPIEPRWTFTQVRRAAIACGRQLERRMPDHVTIKWWKEERGARIFVDYNQTARDRTVASAYSVRPRPHAPVSAPLRWEEIDDAVPEDFDIVTMRTRYAEAGDVHADMDDRRFGLEALLELARRDEAEHGLGDLPYPPEYPKMPGEPKRVQPSRAKKDAPAGGPARKTGRAPAKPRGDAGEGTPGETGPGEAGPGKTGPGKTGPGDG encoded by the coding sequence ATGGCCGGAGCGGTGGAAGTGGAAGTGGGCGGGCGGACCGTCCGTGTGTCCAATCCGGACAAGGTGTACTTCCCCGAACGCGGCTACACCAAGATGGACATGGTCCAGTACTACCTCGCCGTCGGCGACGGCATCACCCGTGCGCTGCGGGACCGGCCCACCACCCTGGAGCGCTACCCCGACGGGGTGACCGGCGAGTCGTTCTTCCAGAAGCGCGCTCCCAAGTACCTCCCCGACTGGATCCCCACCGCCCACATCACGTTCCCCAGCGGCCGTTCGGCCGACGAGATGTGCCCGACCGAACCCGCCGCCGTGGCCTGGGCCGCCAACCTCGGCGCCGTCACCTTCCACCCGTGGCCGGTCCGCCGCGACGACACCGACCACCCCGACGAACTGCGCATCGACCTCGATCCGCAGCCCGGCACCGAATACGCCGACGCCGTCCGCGCCGCCCACGAGCTGCGGGACGTCCTCGACGAGACAGGGCTGCGCGGCTGGCCCAAGACGTCCGGCGGACGGGGACTCCATGTGTTCGTCCCCATCGAACCGCGCTGGACGTTCACCCAGGTGCGGCGCGCCGCCATCGCCTGCGGCCGGCAGCTGGAGCGCAGGATGCCCGACCACGTCACCATCAAGTGGTGGAAGGAGGAGCGCGGTGCGCGGATCTTCGTCGACTACAACCAGACCGCCCGCGACCGCACCGTCGCCTCCGCCTACTCCGTACGGCCCCGCCCGCACGCCCCGGTCTCCGCGCCGCTGCGCTGGGAGGAGATCGACGACGCCGTCCCCGAGGACTTCGACATCGTGACGATGCGGACGCGCTACGCCGAGGCCGGTGACGTCCACGCCGACATGGACGACCGGCGCTTCGGCCTCGAGGCGCTGCTGGAGCTCGCCCGCCGTGACGAGGCCGAGCACGGACTGGGCGATCTGCCGTACCCGCCGGAGTACCCCAAGATGCCCGGCGAGCCGAAGCGGGTCCAGCCGAGCCGCGCGAAGAAGGACGCCCCGGCAGGCGGGCCCGCGAGGAAGACCGGGCGCGCGCCCGCGAAGCCGCGGGGCGACGCCGGGGAAGGGACGCCGGGGGAGACGGGGCCGGGAGAGGCGGGCCCGGGGAAGACGGGGCCGGGGAAGACGGGGCCGGGTGACGGCTGA
- a CDS encoding YchJ family protein → MARRTTRPQQPTVTDGSPCPCGLPAAYGACCGRFHTGATAAPSAELLMRSRYCAFVVRDEAYLLRTWHPEYRPSSVEFDPAMRWTGLEIRDTTEGSMFHTTGTVTFVARYTRGGEPGQLHERSHFERHDGAWVYVNGTFME, encoded by the coding sequence ATGGCCCGACGTACCACCCGCCCCCAGCAGCCCACCGTCACCGACGGCTCGCCCTGCCCCTGCGGACTGCCCGCCGCGTACGGGGCCTGCTGCGGCAGGTTCCACACCGGAGCGACCGCCGCCCCGTCCGCGGAACTGCTGATGCGGTCCCGCTACTGCGCCTTCGTCGTCCGTGACGAGGCCTATCTGCTGCGCACCTGGCACCCGGAATACCGGCCGAGCAGTGTGGAATTCGATCCCGCGATGCGCTGGACCGGTCTGGAGATCCGGGACACCACCGAGGGCAGCATGTTCCACACCACCGGCACGGTCACGTTCGTCGCCCGCTACACCCGGGGCGGGGAGCCCGGACAGCTCCACGAGCGCAGCCACTTCGAGCGGCACGACGGCGCCTGGGTGTACGTGAACGGCACCTTCATGGAATGA
- a CDS encoding AMP-dependent synthetase/ligase, which yields MGVRRDLRRARRRADLAGRATVELVRENGTVREVRAAPLAGPAVSGSAADIPFVNAEEAPGAVVLRRKEGDGWRPVTAAAFAREVTAVAKGLVAAGLEPGDRVALMSRTRYEWTVLDFAVWAAGGQSVPVYATSSAEQVAWILSDSGARFAVVENEGNAATLADAARLLPEPPRTWSIDGGALRELTELGTRTSDEEIAGRRGALGPDSVATLCYTSGTTGRPKGCVLTHGNLHAEAANTVELLHPVFEEITGQTASTLLFLPLAHILGRTIQLACLLARIELGHCPGIRPDELRPELRSFRPTFVVGVPYLFEKIHDTGRATAERIGRGASFERADRIAVRFGETYLGKFLGRGKGPGPGLYLAWALYDLLVYRRVRKELGGRLRYAISGGSPLDRRLNLFFYAAGIIVYEGYGLTETTAAATIIPPLGPRPGTVGLPVPGTAIRIADDGEVLVKGGIVFGSYWNDPAATAEVLDGGWFATGDLGSLDDEGYLTITGRKKDILVTSGGKNVSPAVLEDRLRSRPPVGQCVVVGDGRPFVAALVTLDPEAVPHWLAVRRRPADTTLTDLCDDPEMIADVGKAVDYANQAVSRAESIREFRLVAGEFTEENGLLTPSLKVRRHAVAEAYEAEIEALYR from the coding sequence ATGGGCGTACGCAGGGATCTGAGGAGGGCCAGGCGCCGAGCCGACCTGGCGGGACGCGCCACCGTGGAACTGGTCAGGGAGAACGGGACCGTACGCGAGGTGCGCGCCGCTCCGCTCGCCGGGCCCGCCGTCTCGGGGTCCGCGGCCGACATCCCCTTCGTCAACGCCGAGGAGGCCCCCGGTGCCGTCGTCCTCCGCCGCAAGGAGGGCGACGGCTGGCGGCCCGTCACCGCGGCCGCGTTCGCCCGGGAGGTCACCGCCGTCGCCAAGGGACTCGTCGCCGCGGGTCTCGAGCCCGGCGACCGGGTCGCCCTGATGTCCCGCACCCGCTACGAATGGACCGTCCTCGACTTCGCGGTGTGGGCCGCGGGCGGGCAGTCCGTCCCCGTCTACGCCACCTCGTCCGCCGAGCAGGTCGCCTGGATCCTGAGCGACTCGGGCGCCCGGTTCGCCGTCGTGGAGAACGAGGGGAACGCCGCCACCCTGGCGGACGCGGCACGGCTGCTCCCGGAACCGCCCCGGACCTGGAGCATCGACGGCGGCGCGCTGCGCGAGCTCACCGAGCTGGGCACCCGCACCTCCGACGAGGAGATCGCCGGGCGGCGCGGCGCCCTCGGCCCCGACAGCGTCGCCACCCTCTGCTACACCTCCGGGACCACGGGCCGCCCCAAGGGCTGTGTGCTCACCCACGGCAATCTCCACGCGGAGGCCGCCAACACCGTGGAGCTGCTCCACCCGGTGTTCGAGGAGATCACCGGCCAGACCGCCTCGACCCTGCTGTTCCTGCCCCTCGCCCACATCCTCGGCCGGACCATCCAGCTCGCCTGTCTCCTGGCGCGCATCGAGCTCGGCCACTGCCCCGGCATCAGACCCGACGAACTCCGCCCCGAACTGCGGTCGTTCCGGCCCACGTTCGTCGTCGGCGTCCCGTACCTCTTCGAGAAGATCCACGACACGGGCCGGGCGACCGCCGAGCGGATCGGACGCGGTGCCTCCTTCGAGCGGGCCGACCGGATCGCCGTACGGTTCGGCGAGACGTACCTCGGGAAGTTCCTCGGCCGGGGGAAGGGACCGGGACCGGGGCTGTACCTCGCCTGGGCGCTGTACGACCTGCTCGTCTACCGCCGCGTCCGCAAGGAGCTCGGCGGCCGGCTGCGCTACGCCATCAGCGGCGGCTCCCCGCTCGACCGCCGGCTCAATCTCTTCTTCTACGCCGCCGGGATCATCGTCTACGAGGGGTACGGCCTCACCGAGACCACCGCGGCCGCCACGATCATCCCGCCCCTGGGCCCCCGCCCCGGCACCGTCGGCCTGCCCGTGCCCGGGACGGCGATACGGATCGCCGACGACGGCGAGGTCCTGGTCAAGGGCGGCATCGTCTTCGGCTCGTACTGGAACGACCCGGCCGCCACCGCGGAGGTGCTCGACGGAGGCTGGTTCGCCACCGGTGACCTCGGGAGCCTCGACGACGAGGGCTATCTGACCATCACCGGCCGGAAGAAGGACATCCTTGTCACCTCCGGTGGCAAGAACGTGTCACCCGCGGTCCTGGAGGACCGGCTGCGCAGCCGCCCGCCGGTCGGCCAGTGCGTCGTGGTGGGGGACGGCCGCCCCTTCGTCGCCGCACTCGTCACGCTCGACCCCGAGGCGGTCCCGCACTGGCTCGCGGTCCGCAGACGGCCCGCGGACACAACACTCACCGACCTGTGCGACGACCCGGAGATGATCGCCGACGTCGGCAAGGCGGTCGACTACGCCAACCAGGCGGTCTCCCGGGCGGAGTCCATCCGTGAATTCCGCCTCGTCGCGGGGGAGTTCACCGAGGAGAACGGACTGCTGACGCCGTCGCTCAAGGTCAGGCGGCACGCGGTGGCCGAGGCGTACGAGGCCGAGATCGAAGCGCTGTACCGCTGA